A window of Methanoregula sp. genomic DNA:
ATATTGCAAAAAATCAACGTTTTCAAAAAAAGATTGGAACCAACCCTTCAATGAAAACAGTTAATGGGCTCCGCTCATAATGTTCCATTGGGATAAGTCTAGTATATAAAGGGTAAAAACTTCATGTTGTAATTGATTTATATTCTGTTGTTTATGATGGTTTTAATCCAAATCCAACTTTATTGAAATCTTAAATTTTTTATCGCCGTACTCTTGTATCGCAGTAATGTTTTTAAAAGTGAGTATTGTGAAGAGGTCATGAAATTCAAAAAAATACTCATATTCTATGTCTTTCCTATCCCAATATTAAAAAGAAAAATTATGCGGTTTTCCGAATAGTAAAAACATCAATATTGATACTACCTATCTTCCCATCCCGGCGAAGATAGTAATCGATCAATCTTTTTTCATTATCGTAGAATGAGAACCAATAACTCAGTTTATAGGTTTTTTTATCATAATTGTCGATAACTGGATAGCTTTCGGTATCATGAAGAATAATTACACCAGGATTTTTCTCTGTTAACTTATTTTTTTCAGCCCGTTCGCCATAGAATTGAATTTTGTTCCAGCGATCACCACGATAATACCACGGGAGGGGCCAGTAATCCTTTGATGCAATAACGACATTATTGGATGTATCAATAAGGTACATCACCTCACGCATATCTTCAGAGTTCTGAACCTGGACAATTGGCTCATTGATATCCATTGGAATGAATGCGACATGCCAGGTCATTGTCACAAGGAAGATACATCCAACAAGTGCAAATGCGATCTTCTGCCAGTTCAGCTTGTATACTGCGACAAAACACATGGGGAGCAGCTGGGGGATGAGCAGCCAGGGTACTTTTTCTCCGACATATGCATAGAATGCCATGGTCAGGATCATCCAGTAAATACAGAACCGGAAAAATTCATCAGATTTTGAATAAGCCGAGCGAGAATTTTTTAGTTGATGGAGACTTATTTCAGCAAGTTCTCCGGTTGTTAAAGAAAGTTTACATGTTAAAATGATATTTTTCAACCGTTTGAATGCGATAGAGAGATCAATCCCCGTAAGCATGAACTGGAGTGTACCGATGATGGCAAGGATAAAGATCGGCAGTTCATACAGGAAATAAAAGGGGATGTAGAAGTAAAACGGACCGCCAAGACGCTGCTGGTTGTGCATGGTGGTCCAGTGTTCGATAGCTTTGTACCAGCCACTGGTATTCATCTGGAAATTCTGACCTATAAGTGTCTCGATATGCATGCCAAACGCTGAATACAGGATTCCCATGAGAGCAACGGTCAGTATAAAGCAGAATATCAGATCCTGTTTCCATCTGGGTGGGAGAGTTAAGCGTCTTCTCCAGAGTGCAAAAACTAAAAATGAAGCAAAAATGAGAAGGATTACCGGCATCTCCTCTTTACAGCTGAGTGCTCCGGCCATTGCAACAGCTGCGATAATTGCAAATCGCGTATGTCCACGTTCGAAATAATACAGAATAGCAACAAGAAGAAGCAGGGTAAAAAAGAGCATGAATATGTCATGTCTCAGGAAGCGGGAGAAATACACCATATCCGGAGATAGTGCGATAAACAGGGCAACAAGCAGAGTCTGATTTTTATTGATATACCCTATGCGATAAATGCAGTATACCAGGGGAATTAATAGCGTGCCAAAGAGGGCAGGAAGCAACCGGGCTACCAGATCGGAATCCCCAAATAGGGAGAACATACCGGCGGTAACATAATAGAGAAAGGGTCCATGGTAGCTAGGATCGTACATCCAGGTCCCTTTTGTGAGTAATTCATAGGAGAACCATGAATGGATTGCTTCATCATGGTGGAGGAGTTTGAGATCAAGGTTCCAGAACCGTAAAAATACAGCGACAATAAGGATAAAAATAAAAATCCTATTAAAAGTGAAAAAATTTTTAATTTTTTCTGAGATGCATGCGGCCTGCTGCATGCCGCACCTTCAACTCTCTAATACGATCTCAATGCCGATATCTTTTGGCACCTGAATGCGCATGAGCTGGCGGAGTGCACGCTCGTCTGCATCGATATCAATAAGGCGTTTGTGCACACGCATCTGCCAGCGGTCCCATGTGGCAGTCCCTTCACCATCAGGGCTCTTGCGGATTGGAACAACCAACCTTTTGGTTGGGAGCGGTATCGGACCGGCCAGATTCACTCCTGTGCGTTCTGCTATCTCACGGATTTTGTCGCAGACCATCTCTACTTTATTAAAGTCTGTACCTGTCAGGCGAATTCTGGCTTTTTGCATGGTATGTCTCCAAAAAAAATTATCTCATTTGTTTTGCCTTAATGGCAATACACATGCCCGCGGCAATAGTTGTTCCCATATCACGGACTGCGAACCGTCCCAGCTGGGGGAGTTCCTTGATATTTTCAATAACCATCGGCTTTGTTGGTTTGATAACAACAATTGCTGCATCGCCGCTCTTGAGGAACGTCGGGTTCTCTTCTTTGGTCTGACCGGTGCGGGGGTCAAGTTTTTTCTGGAGTTCCATGAAGGTGCAGGCAGTCTGGGTTGTGTGGCAGTGGAAGACCGGGGTGTATCCAACAGTCAGTGCACTGGGGTGCTGGAGCACGACGATTTGTGCAGTAAATTCATCTGCAACAGTTGGCGGTGCCTCTGCAGGTCCACAAACATCACCACGGCGGATATCACCTTTTGCGATACCTCGGACGTTGAATCCAATGTTGTCACCGGGTAATGCCTGTGGGATCTCTTCGTGGTGCATCTCAATGGATTTGATTTCCCCGTCTTTGTTGGCAGGCATAAAGGAAACTTTCATTCCTTTCTTCATGATACCCGTCTCAACACGACCAACCGGTACAGTGCCAATACCACTGATGCTGTAGACATCCTGAATTGGAAGACGGAACGGTTTTTCAGTTGGTTTCGCGGGTTCCTTGAACGTGTCAAGTGCCGGGATGAGTGCCAGACCCTTGTACCACGGGGTTTCAGGGCTGATAACCTTGATATTCTGGCCACCCAGTGAACTGATCGGGATGAACATAGTCTCTTCAGGTTTATACCCTACCATCTTGATAAGATCGGAGAGATCCTTCTTGACTTCGTTGAACCGCTTCTCATCGAATTTTACCATATCCATCTTGTTGATGGCGATGATGAGCTGCGTAATGCCGAGGGTTCGGGCAAGGAATACGTGCTCTTTCGTCTGGTCCATTACACCATCGGGAGCTGCAACCACGAGAATTGCTGCATCCGCCTGTGATGCACCGGTGATCATGTTCTTGACGAAGTCTCGGTGTCCTGGGCAGTCTACGACTGTAAAGTAGAACTTGGGTGTATCGAACCGCTTGTGGGCGATATCAATGGTGATACCTCTCTCACGTTCTTCCTTTAAGTTGTCCATAACCCATGCAAACTCAAAGGTGGCCTTACCTTTTGATGCAGCCTCCTTTCGGTAACCTTCGATAATATGTGCAGGTACTGCACCAGTTTCGAACATCATTCTTCCGACGGTTGTTGACTTTCCGTGGTCGATGTGTCCGATAACAGCCAGATTCATGTGGGGCTTGTCAGATGCCATTAATCTTCCTCCAAATAAATGTGTGGGACTGTCCGCTTACAGTCAGTTTATGCGAGTATTACTTATATGAGACCCATCTATATAAAGCATTTCGATTGACGGAGATTTTGCTTTTTTAACAGGTAAAATACACATCGGCATTATCATATCGGATGGTTGAATACCCTTTCTGTATGAAGACCTTGCCGTTCGAGCGAGATGAGAAAAAAAACCGGGTACTTGTTTCGTGTGCTGATGGAGATGTATCTGTATACAGTCATTGTGCATACTGCAGATATTGTAAAGGCGTGTGGGTGGCAAAACGACTAAATCCGACACCCCAGCAGCAGGCACTAAATGAAATCAGAAAAGGATCTGCATCCGATGATAATCTGATGAATGCTGCAATGTTATTCAACACGTTAGTCCGGGATGGCTCGGCAATCGAATGCGATGATGACGCAAATAAAGGGTTTGCAGGAATGTACTAGATCTCGTTTTTTGTAAATTATTCCGCAATCTTTTTTAATATTTTCCATGGATTTCCTGAAATGGAATTCATCAACCGGCTTACAAATAAGCCTGTCACACCTTGCGCGCCTGTACACCTAGTTCATAATATTCTCTATATCGTTTGAACTATCGGCATTTTTTTCAAATGAATTTAATAATCAATTCAAACAGAAAATAGGTTTTTGAGAGAAGTGAAAAATCAAATTATCACCAAAGCAAGAATGACACCTGCCCTTGTAATCTCATTTGTAGCACCTACAACATCGCCATTCACCCCTCCAAACAAACGGTTAGAAATTAGGAGCATTATTGTCGGGCATAATAGTGCAACTAAGATGGCACCTATCAATTTGAGAGGAGCCATGGGAATAAAGAGAAGTGGCGCACACAAAAGTGCGGCAATGAGCAGGAAGTGGGGTTGTGAGAACTGGTGGAGATAACTGTGAATACCTTGCCTGAATGGAGTGCCATATACGGTAAGAACTGTCATTGAAAATTTTGCACAGACCTCTCCTATAATTATAGCAAATACGAGTGAAGTTGAAGCCTGAAATCCAGCAAACAGGAGGAGTGTGATCACGATACCAGCAGCAACACCCCCAGCTCCTATATATCGGTCTGTAAGTGCCTTGATCCGCTTTTCCCGATCCCCGTGCGCCATTAACCCATCCCCGAAATCCAGGAGCCCGTCAAAATGATGGGCACCTGATATCAGCATGATCAGGGCAATGGCAACCGCTGCTGCAATCGTCTGGTTCGCAATAAAAAAAACCGGGAGTGCTACAAGTGCCCCTATGACGTAGCCTGCTAACGGGTAGAGATATGAATGGCGGGCAAACGGTTCGAGATCCTGCGGTTTGCCCAGCGGAAGAATGGTGGTAAACTGCAGGAGGGAAAGGAGAATTTTCATATGCATTCGCTGTAGAGTCGGGATGTGCATCCGGCGATCAGACCTGCGACCGCGTCATCGAGAAACGGTCCGAGCTTTGCGAGTATTCCCGGTTTTTTCTGGTCATACCGGGTGAATTCAAACCGTGCATAGGTACCCCCGATACATTCTGCAATCGCCATACCGAGGATCTCATCGCTCAACAGAAAGACCGGGTCATCGGCAATTTCTGAATTTTTTCGTTTATTGTAGAGTTCGTCTTCGAGAAGGATTGCCCCAAGGAGGAGCGATGCGACGTTGGGATCGGCCAGATACTTCCTGATTTTGCGCATGATCTCCTCTGCCGCCTCCTCCTCCGGCATGCCGTGGGAGACATAAAGTCCCATGGCAGCATCGACAATATCTTCAAGCGTGATGCCGTTCTCGCGCAACCGCTGTTCAATTTCAAACATATGAATAGGTGTTGTACCGAATGGACTATTATACCGTTGTGGATTTTTACCGATATCTTCAAACTGGAATGCAGAGAAATATATGAGTAGATTCTTATGGGATTCCTCTCGGAAATACCAGATGTCACGTGTAAAAAACCGCTCTTCTGCGCGATTCTGGGAAATACCCTGCTCTCCACCGTGCCGGGAGTGTCAGGTGCCGGGTCAACTCCAGATAACACC
This region includes:
- the cobS gene encoding adenosylcobinamide-GDP ribazoletransferase; the protein is MKILLSLLQFTTILPLGKPQDLEPFARHSYLYPLAGYVIGALVALPVFFIANQTIAAAVAIALIMLISGAHHFDGLLDFGDGLMAHGDREKRIKALTDRYIGAGGVAAGIVITLLLFAGFQASTSLVFAIIIGEVCAKFSMTVLTVYGTPFRQGIHSYLHQFSQPHFLLIAALLCAPLLFIPMAPLKLIGAILVALLCPTIMLLISNRLFGGVNGDVVGATNEITRAGVILALVII
- the tuf gene encoding translation elongation factor EF-1 subunit alpha, translated to MASDKPHMNLAVIGHIDHGKSTTVGRMMFETGAVPAHIIEGYRKEAASKGKATFEFAWVMDNLKEERERGITIDIAHKRFDTPKFYFTVVDCPGHRDFVKNMITGASQADAAILVVAAPDGVMDQTKEHVFLARTLGITQLIIAINKMDMVKFDEKRFNEVKKDLSDLIKMVGYKPEETMFIPISSLGGQNIKVISPETPWYKGLALIPALDTFKEPAKPTEKPFRLPIQDVYSISGIGTVPVGRVETGIMKKGMKVSFMPANKDGEIKSIEMHHEEIPQALPGDNIGFNVRGIAKGDIRRGDVCGPAEAPPTVADEFTAQIVVLQHPSALTVGYTPVFHCHTTQTACTFMELQKKLDPRTGQTKEENPTFLKSGDAAIVVIKPTKPMVIENIKELPQLGRFAVRDMGTTIAAGMCIAIKAKQMR
- a CDS encoding flippase activity-associated protein Agl23, producing MQQAACISEKIKNFFTFNRIFIFILIVAVFLRFWNLDLKLLHHDEAIHSWFSYELLTKGTWMYDPSYHGPFLYYVTAGMFSLFGDSDLVARLLPALFGTLLIPLVYCIYRIGYINKNQTLLVALFIALSPDMVYFSRFLRHDIFMLFFTLLLLVAILYYFERGHTRFAIIAAVAMAGALSCKEEMPVILLIFASFLVFALWRRRLTLPPRWKQDLIFCFILTVALMGILYSAFGMHIETLIGQNFQMNTSGWYKAIEHWTTMHNQQRLGGPFYFYIPFYFLYELPIFILAIIGTLQFMLTGIDLSIAFKRLKNIILTCKLSLTTGELAEISLHQLKNSRSAYSKSDEFFRFCIYWMILTMAFYAYVGEKVPWLLIPQLLPMCFVAVYKLNWQKIAFALVGCIFLVTMTWHVAFIPMDINEPIVQVQNSEDMREVMYLIDTSNNVVIASKDYWPLPWYYRGDRWNKIQFYGERAEKNKLTEKNPGVIILHDTESYPVIDNYDKKTYKLSYWFSFYDNEKRLIDYYLRRDGKIGSINIDVFTIRKTA
- a CDS encoding phosphatidylglycerophosphatase A, giving the protein MFEIEQRLRENGITLEDIVDAAMGLYVSHGMPEEEAAEEIMRKIRKYLADPNVASLLLGAILLEDELYNKRKNSEIADDPVFLLSDEILGMAIAECIGGTYARFEFTRYDQKKPGILAKLGPFLDDAVAGLIAGCTSRLYSECI
- the rpsJ gene encoding 30S ribosomal protein S10, with amino-acid sequence MQKARIRLTGTDFNKVEMVCDKIREIAERTGVNLAGPIPLPTKRLVVPIRKSPDGEGTATWDRWQMRVHKRLIDIDADERALRQLMRIQVPKDIGIEIVLES